The following are encoded in a window of Colletotrichum lupini chromosome 3, complete sequence genomic DNA:
- a CDS encoding short-chain dehydrogenase/reductase family oxidoreductase, with protein MADALGAAKPCLRQILEQMMQSVASTKAQAAWGVATAALLYLNLKRIPFVWHFRVFSHIWWPKNGLFEHKPGAIFQPVVTPSRVALLETDYNLHKSNSTYFSDLDVARTDLLAALRAQAIDGGLYKDYKRGVQVLLAGTSCTFKKEIKPGAAFNMQSRVLTWDKKWVYIVTHFVEKRKGSKSPTYQPWKEVDEGKTDQSSPLVYAAAISKCVVKAGRLTVPPQKFFQAAGVLPSVDQPEGSIADVTPELRRQRASIYTPASRSAVFDSNINRCPTMPNTVYVITGTNKGIGLGLVKTLLARPSTTVVASVRNDEAASSLKSSVRDVNKGNGSELFVMLLDFNIAPDSTAVRKAFDTATGGAVTRIDVLISNAAVSTTASRSVLTTAEELRSAFEINTIAPLMVFQGLWPLLERPQEADGPPAKFIGITSSLGSIEEQEPLPAGAYGPSKAALNWLVKSLHIQHPDLVSVAVHPGFVRTSMGEDAAKQWNFDLNRLDTIESSVTGVLEVIDGASRESTSGKLVTQTGQLIAW; from the exons ATGGCAGATGCGCTGGGGGCTGCTAAGCCGTGCCTTCGTCAGATCCTCGAGCAGATGATGCAATCGGTCGCCTCAACCAAAGCCCAGGCAGCATGGGGAGTGGCCACAGCTGCACTACTGTACCTGAACCTGAAGAGGATCCCTTTTGTTTGGCAT TTTCGTGTGTTCAGCCACATTTGGTGGCCCAAGAATGGGCTTTTCGAGCACAAACCTGGAGCTATCTTCCAGCCGGTAGTCACACCTTCTCGGGTTGCTCTGCTGGAGACCGACTACAATTTGCACAAGTCAAATAGCACCTACTTCTCTGATCTTGATGTTGCTAGGACGGACCTTCTCGCCGCCCTGAGAGCTCAAGCAATTGACGGCGGTCTGTACAAGGATTACAAGAGAGGTGTTCAAGTTCTGCTTGCAGGCACCTCCTGCACCTTCAAGAAGGAAATCAAGCCTGGTGCTGCCTTTAACATGCAAAGCAGAGTCCTCACCTGGGATAAGAAGTGGGTGTACATTGTAACCCATTTTGTCGAGAAGCGGAAAGGGAGCAAGTCGCCCACCTACCAACCATGGAAGGAAGTAGATGAAGGCAAGACTGACCAGTCATCGCCTCTTGTCTATGCGGCAGCAATCTCGAAATGCGTTGTCAAAGCCGGTCGTCTCACTGTGCCACCGCAGAAGTTCTTCCAGGCGGCAGGAGTTCTTCCTTCGGTGGATCAACCTGAAGGATCCATTGCAGACGTCACGCCAGAG TTGCGTCGCCAACGAGCGTCCATCTATACCCCAGCCTCGCGCTCTGCAGTCTTCGATTCCAACATAAATCGCTGTCCGACAATGCCGAACACCGTCTATGTCATTACTGGAACCAACAAAGGCATCGGCCTTGGCCTAGTGAAGACCTTGTTAGCGAGACCATCTACAACAGTTGTTGCCTCCGTTAGGAATGATGAAGCTGCTTCTTCACTGAAGTCCAGCGTCCGAGATGTAAACAAGGGTAACGGCAGCGAGCTTTTTGTCATGTTGCTTGACTTCAACATCGCCCCTGATAGCACTGCCGTCCGCAAAGCCTTCGATACGGCGACTGGCGGCGCCGTCACCCGAATCGATGTTCTCATTAGCAACGCCGCCGTATCTACCACAGCATCGCGCTCAGTCTTGACCACCGCCGAGGAACTAAGGAGTGCATTCGAAATCAACACCATCGCACCCTTGATGGTGTTTCAAGGTCTCTGGCCGCTCCTGGAAAGACCGCAGGAAGCAGACGGCCCCCCTGCGAAGTTCATCGGAATCACGTCATCGCTTGGATCCATCGAAGAACAAGAGCCTCTTCCTGCTGGCGCTTATGGTCCCAGTAAGGCTGCGCTTAACTGGTTGGTCAAATCGTTGCATATACAACATCCAGACTTGGTAAGCGTGGCTGTCCACCCCGGATTTGTTCGAACGTCTATGGGTGAAGATGCCGCGAAGCAGTGGAACTTTGATCTCAATCGACTTGACACGATTGAAAGCTCTGTTACTGGCGTTCTCGAGGTCATCGACGGAGCGAGCCGTGAGTCCACGTCCGGAAAATTGGTAACACAGACTGGCCAATTGATTGCATGGTGA